CACATCGCAGGGGGCTTGGCGGATTGCCGTATCTGCCACATCCCCAAATATTCTGCCTGGGGTGGATGTATGACCTTGCCAACCCATTAATAGTAAATTAATGTGGCGTTCTGTGACAGCTTCTAAGACAGCATGAGAGACATCATGAGTCACTCGAATCTGGGTGTGGACTGAAATTTGTTGCATCTGCCCTTGTTTAACCGCACGGGCTAGTAATTGGCGGCTTTTGGTAATATCAACCGCAGTTTCACGGAGATTAAGCTGTTGAGGTAAGACTATTGCTTGAATACATTCGATTTCGTAGTTGCGCTGCTTGGCGATCGCCATTGCTATTTGCAGCAAAGCATCAAGAGTTTTAGGGTTACTCAAAGGAACCAGCAATCGCCCTTGTCCAGTAGCTGGAGCTTGGGTTTGATAAACTACATAGGAAGGCTCAGGTTTAGCACCTAAAGGCTTACTTTCTCCTGTAACTCGATCTGACTGTGCCCGAATAATATCAGCACGAGTAATAATTCCCACCAATTTACGCCCTTCAGTCACTGGTAAACGACCAATCTGGTAGTGTTTCAGGCAATGGAGGACATGAGTTAAAGAATCAGTCGGATTCACTGTAATTAACTTTTGAGTCATCATTTGACTCAAAAGTAGATCCCCATCTATCCTTTGCTCGGCGGCTTGAGCCAAGTCTGATTGACTGATAATTCCCACTAACTTCCCGTCTGTAACTACTGGAAAGCCCCGATGATGAGACTTAGCAAAAGTTTGGATCGTCTCGTTAATAGTTATCTGACTAGATAGAGTTTCTACCTGCCGTTCCATGATATCGGCGGCTGTTAATCTTGACCAAGAGCGATCGCTAGTATCGGTTGCCTCCAAATAAATTCCCCGTGATTCTAGCAAATGATGGTAAATTGACCCTTTAAATACCTCTTGCGCCACAAAAGAAGCAGTAATCGACCCAATCATTAGGGGTAAAACCAAGTTGAAATCGGCGGTCATTTCAAACACAATCACAATTGCCGTCATTGGCCCCCTGGTGACCGCACTAAAAAAGGCTCCCATTCCCGTCAAAGCATAGACTGTAGGGGTACTAATGACCAGATCTGCGGGCAATCCACCCAGATTCTGCAAACCCACCACCCCCGTT
Above is a window of Merismopedia glauca CCAP 1448/3 DNA encoding:
- a CDS encoding CBS domain-containing protein — translated: TGVVGLQNLGGLPADLVISTPTVYALTGMGAFFSAVTRGPMTAIVIVFEMTADFNLVLPLMIGSITASFVAQEVFKGSIYHHLLESRGIYLEATDTSDRSWSRLTAADIMERQVETLSSQITINETIQTFAKSHHRGFPVVTDGKLVGIISQSDLAQAAEQRIDGDLLLSQMMTQKLITVNPTDSLTHVLHCLKHYQIGRLPVTEGRKLVGIITRADIIRAQSDRVTGESKPLGAKPEPSYVVYQTQAPATGQGRLLVPLSNPKTLDALLQIAMAIAKQRNYEIECIQAIVLPQQLNLRETAVDITKSRQLLARAVKQGQMQQISVHTQIRVTHDVSHAVLEAVTERHINLLLMGWQGHTSTPGRIFGDVADTAIRQAPCDVVLVKLGMKSTGLNRWLVPIAGGPNARYAIALLPALVTLSQQPEINLCQVFHPSKSERNPKLLTQETRSLQKQISCPVIPISLCASSVAEAALDLTQKQQCDAIILGASRESLLKQVVQGNIPEAIARNCDCTVILVRKAIGHQ